A window of Dehalococcoidia bacterium genomic DNA:
GACCTGCCGCATCTCTATCCGCTGGCCCGCCTGCGCGCTGCCGGCGTCGAGGTCGCGGCCTCGTCGGACGCGCCGGTCACGCCGCCTGCTCCGCTCCGTTCCGTTGCCTCGGCGGTCATGAGGCGCAGCGCTGGGGGCCGCGCGCTTTCGCCGGAAGAAGGGGTGGACGTGGAAGAAGCGCTGCGAATGCACACGTTGTCGGGGGCGCGAGCGGCGTTCGAGGAGGGTGTCCGCGGGAGCCTGGCGCCGGAGAGCGACGCGGACATCGTCGTCCTTTCCGCGGACCCGACAGCCGTTCCTGCCGATAAAATCGCGGACATCGGTGTCGAGATGACGATCGTTCGCGGCGAGGTCGCGTGGCGGGCGGACGAATAGGCTCGTCTGTGCGGGCGGCGGCAGAATTATTGACACGAAAACGCGGACTTAACTATAATCCCGAAGACTCAGGGCGCGGCCGCCTTCCTCCTGTAACTGCGCAAGCGAGGACGCCAGGTGGTAGAGGTAATAGTAGGCCAGAACGAGAGCTTCGAGACAGCGCTCAAGCGCTTCAACCGCAAGGTGCAGCAACACGGCATCCTTTCGGAGGCGCGGCGGCGCGAGCACTTCGAGAAGCCCAGCGTCAGGCGAAAGCGGAAGGCTGCCGCCAAGCGGCGCAAGAGCAGGCGCTAGGAACGCCTTCCTCCCTCACACAAGGATGCCCATGTCCCTCAGAGACAAGCTGTCCGACGACCTCAAGCAGGCGCTGAAGCAAGGCGATGACGTCCGCAAGCGCACGCTTCGCTACCTTCTTTCCGCCGTCCACAACGCCGAGATCGAGAAGGGCGGCCCGCTGGATGATGCGGGGACGCTTGCCGTGATCAGCAAGCACGCGAAGCAGCGGCGCGAGAGCGCGGAGGAGTTCCGCAAGGGAGGCCGCGCCGACCTCGTGGAGCGGGAAGAGGCGGAGGCGGCAGTCCTGGAGGAGTACCTGCCGCCGGCCATGTCGCGCGAGGAGATAGCGGAGGCCGCCCGCAAGGTGATCGCCGAGACGGGCGCGAGCGGGCCGCAGGACATCGGCAAGGTGATGCCGGTGCTGATGAAGGAGCTGAGCGGCCGCGCCGAGGGACGCGAGATCAACGCCGTTGTCCGCGAGCTTCTCCAATCTTCCTCCTGACCTTGCTCGAATCCTTCCGGGCGACGCGTATTTGCTTGACATCTCTCTTCTGATTCCAGTAAACTTATCATTTGGTGCTGAGCGTTCCATAATCAGCCCATCGCAGGGTCGAAAGACCTGAAAGTGACTACGGTCGGCACAAGTGGGGCGCAAGCCCTACGCCGTACTGGCTCAGCCTAGGGATTTCGACCTTTTGCGTTGTCTGTCGAATCCAATTCAACTGTGAAGAAGAAGGGGAAAGTCTATTGCCGACAATCAGCCAGCTCGTGCGAAAGGGCCGGAAGAAGCTGGTCAAGAAGACGAAGGCGCCGGCGCTTCGGTTCACCTTTAACGCCTTGAGGAACCGCGTCCAACGGGGCGACGGCGCTCCTCAAAAGAGGGGCGTCTGCACTCAGGTGCGCACAATGACGCCGAAGAAGCCGAACTCCGCCCTTCGCAAGATCGCGCGCGTCCGCCTCACCAACGGCATCGAGGTCACCGCGTACATCCCCGGCGAGGGGCACACCCTTCAGGAGCACTCGGTCGTCCTCATACGCGGCGGCCGCGTCAAAGACCTTCCGGGGGTGCGGTACCACATCATCCGCGGCGCGCTCGACGCTCAGGGGGTGGAAGGCCGCAACCGCGGACGGAGCAAGTACGGCACTCGTAAGAGCGCGAAGGCCGGCTAAGGCCAATCGGAGGACGAGGATGCCGCGACGGGCGAAAGTGATAAAGAGAGAACTTCAGCCTGATGCAAAGTATCAGAGCGAAGAAGTGGCCAAATTCATCAATAAGGTGATGATGCAGGGCAAGAAAAGCATCGCCGAGCGCATCGTCTACCGGGCATTGGACCTCGTGGCCGCTCAGACGCACCGCGCCCCGCTCGACACCTTCGAACAGGCTCTCCGCAACGTGACGCCGGTGGTGGAGGTGAAGCCGAGGAGGGTGGGCGGCGCCACCTACCAGGTGCCCGTCGATATCAGGCCTGAGAGGCGTTCCGCTCTCGCCATTCGCTGGCTCATCAACTCCGCCCGCGCCCGCAAGGGAAAGTCGATGGCGGAGAAGCTGGCGGCCGAGCTAATGGATGCGGCCGCCGGGCAGGGAGCGACCGTCAAGAAGAGGGAAGACACCCACCGGATGGCCGAGGCCAACCGCGCATTCGTGCACTACCGCTGGTAGGGAGATTTCCGGCGCATCCGGTGCACCCCGGGCGCCGCCGGACTTTGTAGAATAGATATAGACTAGCTGAGAACATTGACCGTAGAAACCGTTCCAGCCGGAACAATTGTCATGGACAGGGCGTTTCCGATAGAACGCATTCGCAATATTGGCATCATTGCCCATATCGACGCCGGCAAGACCACCGTCACCGAGCGCGTCCTCTATTACACCGGCCGCACTTACAAGATCGGGGAGGTGCACGAGGGGACGGCCGTGATGGACTGGATGACGCAGGAGCGCGAGCGGGGGATCACTATCACCGCCGCCGCCACCACATGCCACTGGGAAGGCCACCAGATCAACATCATCGATACGCCGGGTCACGTCGACTTCACGGTGGAAGTGGAGCGCAGCCTCCGCGTTCTCGACGGGGGCGTCGTCGTATTCGATGCCGTGGCCGGCGTGGAGCCCCAGTCGGAGACGGTGTGGCGGCAGGCAGACCGCTACCATGTGCCCCGCATCTGCTTTGTCAACAAGATGGACAGGGTGGGCGCGGACTTCCAGCGCACCATCGACGCAATACGGGACCGCCTCAACGCGAAGCCGGTCGCCATTCAGGTCCCCATCGGCATCGAGTCCTCGTTCGAAGGCGTTGTCGACCTGATAGAGGAACGGGCGTGGTACTTCCCGCTTGAGCGTCACGAAAACCCGGAGGTTCGCGAGATTCCCGACGAGTTCGCGGAAGTGTGCGCGCGGCAGCGCGAAGAGCTGATCGAGAAGCTGGCGGAAGTGGACAGCCAGATGCTCATCAGCTACGTGGAGGGCCGCACGCCAAGTAAGTCGGAGCTGAAGAAGGCGCTGCGCAGGGCCACCCTTGCCGGCTCTATCACCCCCGTGATGTGCGGCTCCGCCCTCAAGAACAAAGGCATTCAGCCGCTCCTCAACGCCGTTGTCGACTACCTTCCTGCCCCCTCCGATGTCCCTCCTGTGACCGGCACCAACCCGAAGACTCATGAGAAAGTGCAGCGAAAGGCGGAAGAACGGGAACCGTTCACTGCCCTCGCCTTCAAGATCGTTGCCGATCCGTTTGCCGGCCGGCTGGCCTACTTCCGGGTCTACAGCGGCCACCTTCGAAGCGGCGCCACCGTCTACAACGCGACCCGCGATGACAAGGAGCGGCTGGGACGCCTGCTACGCATGCACGCCAACCATCGCGAGGACGTCGAGGAGGTCTTTGCCGGCGATATCGCGGCCGCGGTCGGCCTCAAGAACACCTTCACCGGAGATACGCTCTGCGACAGAGGGCACCCCATAGTGCTGGAGGCAATACGCTTTCCTGAGCCTGTCATCTCCGTCGCCATTGAGCCGAAGACGAAGGAAGACCAAGACCGCATGGGCGAGACGCTGAACCGTCTGGCGGAAGAGGATCCGACCTTCCGGACGCGCTATGATGCCGAGACAGGCCAGACTGTCATTTCGGGCATGGGCGAGCTTCACCTCGAGGTGATTGTCGACCGCATGCTGCGCGAGTTCCACGTGCAGGCGAACGTGGGGAGGCCGGAGGTAGCCTACAAGGAGACGATAACGTCGCCGGTGCGCACGGAGGGCCGCTTCGTCCGTCAAAGCGGCGGGCGCGGCCAGTACGGTCACGTCTGGCTTGAGCTGGTGCCGAACGATCGCGGACAGGGCTTCGAGTTTGCGGACAAGACGACGGGCGGGGTCATCCCGCGCGAGTTCGTCCCCGCGATCGAGGCGGGTGTGCGGGAGGCGCTGGAGAATGGTCCGCTGGCGGGGTACCCGGTTATCGACCTGAAGGTGAACCTCGTGGATGGCAGCTACCATGAGGTCGATTCGTCGGACCTGGCGTTTCGGACGGCGGCTTCGATTGGGACGCGGCGGGGGCTGGAGCAGGACGAGCCGATCCTGCTGGAGCCCATAATGAAGGTGGAGATCATCACGCCGGAGGAGTTCTTCGGCGATATTCTGGCCGACGTGAACGGCCGAAGGGGCCGCGTTACTGGCATAGACGCCCGCGACGACCTGCAGATAGTGCGCGCACTGGTGCCGCTCGCCGAGACCTTCGGCTACGCCACGGACCTGCGCTCGCTGACGCAGGGGCGGGCAAGCCACAACATGGAGTTCGACCACTACCAGGAGGTGCCGCCGAACGTGGTCGAGAAGCTGGGGCTGAGGGTAAGACGCCCGGTGAGGTCTTGATCCGGCAAATGCGACGGGAGAGGAGTGGAAGTCCAGCAACCTGGAATCAACCCGCAAGATGACAACAAAGCAGAAGATCCGGATTCGACTCAAAGGTTACGACCACCGCCTGCTAGACCAGTCGGCGAGCCAGATAGTGGAGGCGGCCGAACGGACGGGCGCGGCGGTGGCCGGCCCGATTCCTCTGCCGACCGACATCAAGAAGTTCACGGTGATTCGCTCCCCCGTTATCGATAAAGACTCGCGGGAGCAGTTCGAGATCCGCACTCACAAGCGACTCATAGACATCCTGGAACCCACGTCGAAGACAGTGGACACACTGATGAGGCTGCAACTCCCGGCGGGCGTGGACATAGAGATAAAACTACAGTGAGCATTAAGGGCATTCTGGGCAAGAAGATCGGCATGACCCAGGTCTTCGACCGCAAGGGCGAGGTCCACTCAGCGACTGTGATCGAGGCGGGGCCGTGCACGGTGGTGCAGGTGAAGACCCGGCAAAGCGACGGCTACAGCGCGGTGCAGCTCGGCTTCGGCGCGGCGAAGCGGGTGAACGAGCCGATGAAAGGTCACTTGAAGGGGCTGGGTGAGTTCCGCTATCTACGGGAGTTCGAAGTCGACGACCCGTCGCAGTACGAGGTGGGGCAGAAAGTGGGCCCTGAGATATTCAGTCCGGGCGAGTTCGTGCACGTGACGGGCGTATCGAAGGGAAGGGGGTTCGCGGGAGGCGTGAGGCGTCACGGCTTTCGCGGCGGGCCGCGCACCCATGGCCAGTCCGACCGGCTTCGGGCGCCGGGATCAATCGGCGCGGGAACGTCCCCGGGACGGGTGCTGAAGGGGCTGCGGATGGCGGGACACATGGGCAGCGAGCAAGTCACGGTACGCAACCTACGGGTGCTGGAAAGCGATCCGGCGCGGGGGCTGCTCATTGTGGAAGGATCGGTGCCGG
This region includes:
- a CDS encoding GatB/YqeY domain-containing protein, producing the protein MSLRDKLSDDLKQALKQGDDVRKRTLRYLLSAVHNAEIEKGGPLDDAGTLAVISKHAKQRRESAEEFRKGGRADLVEREEAEAAVLEEYLPPAMSREEIAEAARKVIAETGASGPQDIGKVMPVLMKELSGRAEGREINAVVRELLQSSS
- the fusA gene encoding elongation factor G, producing MDRAFPIERIRNIGIIAHIDAGKTTVTERVLYYTGRTYKIGEVHEGTAVMDWMTQERERGITITAAATTCHWEGHQINIIDTPGHVDFTVEVERSLRVLDGGVVVFDAVAGVEPQSETVWRQADRYHVPRICFVNKMDRVGADFQRTIDAIRDRLNAKPVAIQVPIGIESSFEGVVDLIEERAWYFPLERHENPEVREIPDEFAEVCARQREELIEKLAEVDSQMLISYVEGRTPSKSELKKALRRATLAGSITPVMCGSALKNKGIQPLLNAVVDYLPAPSDVPPVTGTNPKTHEKVQRKAEEREPFTALAFKIVADPFAGRLAYFRVYSGHLRSGATVYNATRDDKERLGRLLRMHANHREDVEEVFAGDIAAAVGLKNTFTGDTLCDRGHPIVLEAIRFPEPVISVAIEPKTKEDQDRMGETLNRLAEEDPTFRTRYDAETGQTVISGMGELHLEVIVDRMLREFHVQANVGRPEVAYKETITSPVRTEGRFVRQSGGRGQYGHVWLELVPNDRGQGFEFADKTTGGVIPREFVPAIEAGVREALENGPLAGYPVIDLKVNLVDGSYHEVDSSDLAFRTAASIGTRRGLEQDEPILLEPIMKVEIITPEEFFGDILADVNGRRGRVTGIDARDDLQIVRALVPLAETFGYATDLRSLTQGRASHNMEFDHYQEVPPNVVEKLGLRVRRPVRS
- the rpsJ gene encoding 30S ribosomal protein S10, with product MTTKQKIRIRLKGYDHRLLDQSASQIVEAAERTGAAVAGPIPLPTDIKKFTVIRSPVIDKDSREQFEIRTHKRLIDILEPTSKTVDTLMRLQLPAGVDIEIKLQ
- the rplC gene encoding 50S ribosomal protein L3, which codes for MKGILGKKIGMTQVFDRKGEVHSATVIEAGPCTVVQVKTRQSDGYSAVQLGFGAAKRVNEPMKGHLKGLGEFRYLREFEVDDPSQYEVGQKVGPEIFSPGEFVHVTGVSKGRGFAGGVRRHGFRGGPRTHGQSDRLRAPGSIGAGTSPGRVLKGLRMAGHMGSEQVTVRNLRVLESDPARGLLIVEGSVPGAKNGLLRIRKSSKKPSEWAGLAVSREAAS
- the rpsL gene encoding 30S ribosomal protein S12; translation: MPTISQLVRKGRKKLVKKTKAPALRFTFNALRNRVQRGDGAPQKRGVCTQVRTMTPKKPNSALRKIARVRLTNGIEVTAYIPGEGHTLQEHSVVLIRGGRVKDLPGVRYHIIRGALDAQGVEGRNRGRSKYGTRKSAKAG
- the rpsG gene encoding 30S ribosomal protein S7, yielding MPRRAKVIKRELQPDAKYQSEEVAKFINKVMMQGKKSIAERIVYRALDLVAAQTHRAPLDTFEQALRNVTPVVEVKPRRVGGATYQVPVDIRPERRSALAIRWLINSARARKGKSMAEKLAAELMDAAAGQGATVKKREDTHRMAEANRAFVHYRW
- the rpsU gene encoding 30S ribosomal protein S21; this encodes MVEVIVGQNESFETALKRFNRKVQQHGILSEARRREHFEKPSVRRKRKAAAKRRKSRR